Part of the Acidobacteriota bacterium genome is shown below.
GGCGGGTTGTGCGACGGCGTGATGACGATCCCGTCGGCCAGGCCATCGACCCGCGTGCGGTTGTACGACAGGATGGCGTGCGAGATGGCTGGCGTGGGCGTATAGCCCCCGCCGGCATCGACCATCACGTCGACCGCGTTGGCCGCCAGTACCTCGAGGGCCGTTGAGAACGCCGGCTCGGACAGGGCGTGCGTGTCCATGCCCAGAAAGAGCGGGCCGGTCGTCCCCTGGGTCTTCCGGTACAGGCAGATCGCCTGCGTGATGGCCAGGATGTGGGCTTCGTTGAACGACCTTCTGAACGACGATCCGCGATGACCCGACGTCCCGAACGCCACCCGCTGGCCGCGCTCGGCCGGATCGGGGTAGTCGGTGTAGTAGGCTGACACGAGCCGCGGGAGGTTGACGAGGGGCCGGGGAGCCGGGGAGTTCGTCATGAGCCGGATTCTACCGTCAATTCAGTCCTACTGCCGGGCTGGCGTCGCCCCGGGACCCGGAGGGGGACGGCCGTGAGCCCGAAGGGGCGTTCGGCGCTGCTGCTCGGCGCGACCGGGCTCGTGGGCCGCGCCTGCCTCGATCTGCTGCTGGCGCGCACCGAGTACTCGCGGGTCGTCGTCCTGTCGCGCCGGGAGCTCGGCATCGCCGGCGCGAACCTGGAGGTGCGCCTCGTCGACTTCGACCGCCCCCAGGGGCTGCGGCCGGTGGCGACCGACGACGTGTTCTTCGCGCTCGGCACGACCATGGCCAAGGCCGGGTCGCCGGCGGCGTTCGAGCGGGTCGACTACGGCTACGCGCTGCTGGCCGCCGACCTGGCGAAGCAGGGCGGTGCCGGCCGCTTCCTGCTCGTGTCGTCGGTCGGCGCCGACCCCGAGTCGAGCACGTGGTACCTGCGCGTCAAGGGTGAGACCGAGGCCATGATCCGGGCGAAGTCGTTCCGGGCGACGCACGTCTTCCGGCCCGGGTTGCTGCTTGGCGACCGCACCGAGTTGAGGCCCATGGAGGCGCTGGCACGCGCCACGCTGCCGTGGCTGAACCCTCTGCTGGTCGGTGGGCTCCGCCGGTATCGGGCGATTCGTGCCGAGATCGTGGCCCGGGCCATGGTCGCGGCGGCGCTGTCGGACACCTGGGGCACGCACGTCCACCACTACGACGAGATGGTGAGGCTGGCCACTGGCGATGCGCGGCCGGCAGCGCGTCGCGACACCGATTGACACGGACGGCCCTTCGAGGACGACACGACATGGACTATCGACGACTGGGACGAACGGACATGGAGGTGTCGGTCATCGGCTTCGGCGCGTGGGCCATCGGCAACGCGTGGGGCGAGGTGGACGATGCCGAGTCGCTGCGCGCGCTGCACGCGG
Proteins encoded:
- a CDS encoding NAD(P)H-binding protein; its protein translation is MSPKGRSALLLGATGLVGRACLDLLLARTEYSRVVVLSRRELGIAGANLEVRLVDFDRPQGLRPVATDDVFFALGTTMAKAGSPAAFERVDYGYALLAADLAKQGGAGRFLLVSSVGADPESSTWYLRVKGETEAMIRAKSFRATHVFRPGLLLGDRTELRPMEALARATLPWLNPLLVGGLRRYRAIRAEIVARAMVAAALSDTWGTHVHHYDEMVRLATGDARPAARRDTD